One region of Lytechinus pictus isolate F3 Inbred chromosome 8, Lp3.0, whole genome shotgun sequence genomic DNA includes:
- the LOC129266337 gene encoding zinc finger protein 11-like isoform X1: MQMSDASSDAEAQAEGLTDWQTKDRLVKEKVANMYRFTNNVDLRRMPQETFETAMASRATLALHAVRRKSTNKVKRNFETNSVVSFHSDDKLIRVVLTENLPFMCTLCGETFVHTRPLQDHVEEKHSYFQENIDLQAPRKKPIIIAKNFGRKEKNALQDQLDNSDDENDDGDSVAPAVVSDAEPDRQGAEEEGIVPVAIGSVTDDGVELLLSEMASQEEVPTTVEEETAKGPFFNGTSPSKEIAPQKVPVIRKKPKKKKKKQRRDKYTVVNAEHIVKEREESERKKQKLDENGEPREVRKLRPFCVICHLHCESRVICRQHLAEAHNIYPSREAAEKAWKRMKERGEDPVVNGADECRDGVSNEQREQEDVSMDSLGNVEGEIIKCEFCESYVFDNITYEKHMRAHCGNPGIKCDICREGIRLWENLMLDELKDLGERMLSKDRRPQDVDCDTGKTAQRKYPNSRIVSTCYECNEQFYHSSHIGNHYAKAHSSITCKECQITLPNMQALAVHSLDKHRPGVFRCPWCPRRFHDRGKYNYHLAGHMGQYRCPGCGRNFVEKPSLNYHLKKYEKFPEHFQGRQKVVQEISFEKPFLSSGITDHQNRELVVMVCELCNATFLNKGGYTRHMNKVHPGHQGRPMEKSFICDICGNVFWSKTNLMMHKKIHDKKFPCTYPGCTKKFWARSMMKKHMETHEGAPTYFCEDCGRTYKHSGSLRLHRRTHTEGRGKCDKCGLEFKGRANLAKHMNDVHKQVLLFTCGVCDMQLGSRSQLLSHAKVHSEHLQGFVCETCTCVFPEERLLTQHMRVHNKTYQCNYCQDVLDSADALKRHHLQEHAFPAQQTPDSIQHFDADTTSIQIEVQDSGVVIMEYPSTDQEATDRAIAAIVSELQG, encoded by the exons GTTCCACAGTGATGATAAACTTATTCGAGTG GTACTTACCGAGAATCTCCCTTTCATGTGCACTCTGTGTGGAGAGACATTTGTTCACACTCGACCATTACAGGATCATGTAGAAGAGAAGCACAGCTACTTTCAGGAAAATATCGATCTTCAGGCACCAAGGAAAAAGCCA ATCATCATTGCAAAGAATTTTGGACGGAAAGAGAAGAATGCCCTACAAGATCAACTTGACAACTCTGATGACGAAAAT GATGATGGTGATTCGGTTGCACCTGCGGTGGTATCAGATGCAGAACCAGATAGACAAGGTGCAGAAGAGGAAGGTATAGTACCTGTTGCTATCGGCAGTGTTACTGACGATGGTGTTGAACTGCTTCTATCTGAAATGGCAAGCCAAGAAGAGGTTCCGACAACAGTAGAAGAAGAAACTGCGAAAGGGCCGTTCTTCAATGGCACCTCGCCTTCTAAAGAAATAGCTCCTCAGAAGGTTCCGGTCATAAGAAAAAAgcccaaaaagaagaaaaagaaacagcGGAGAGACAAGTACACTGTGGTGAACGCGGAGCATATTGTCAAGGAGCGTGAAGAGAGTGAGCGGAAGAAGCAGAAGCTGGATGAGAATGGGGAGCCAAGGGAAGTGAGGAAGTTGAGGCCGTTCTGCGTCATTTGCCATCTTCACTGCGAGAGCAGGGTGATCTGCCGACAGCACCTTGCCGAAGCACACAATATCTATCCCAGCAGGGAGGCTGCAGAGAAAGCTTGGAAGCGAATGAAGGAAAGGGGAGAAGATCCTGTGGTGAATGGAGCTGATGAATGCAGAGATGGAGTTTCGAATGAACAAAGGGAGCAGGAGGATGTCTCAATGGATTCCCTTGGTAATGTCGAAGGTGAAATTATCAAATGCGAGTTCTGTGAGTCCTACGTCTTTGACAATATTACCTATGAGAAGCATATGCGAGCTCACTGTGGTAACCCTGGGATCAAATGTGATATATGTAGGGAGGGTATTCGTCTGTGGGAAAATCTGATGTTGGACGAACTGAAGGATCTAGGTGAAAGGATGTTATCCAAGGACAGGCGACCTCAGGATGTGGATTGTGACACTGGCAAGACTGCCCAGAGAAAATATCCCAATTCCAGAATTGTCTCAACCTGCTACGAATGCAACGAACAGTTCTACCACAGCAGTCATATTGGGAATCACTATGCCAAAGCGCATTCGAGCATCACATGCAAAGAATGCCAAATCACACTACCGAACATGCAGGCCCTTGCCGTTCACAGTCTTGATAAGCACAGACCAGGGGTCTTCAGATGCCCTTGGTGTCCAAGGCGATTCCATGACAGAGGGAAGTATAACTATCACCTCGCTGGTCACATGGGGCAGTACCGATGCCCAGGGTGTGGGAGGAACTTTGTGGAGAAGCCGTCCCTCAATTATCACTTAAAGAAATACGAAAAGTTTCCAGAGCACTTCCAGGGGCGCCAAAAGGTCGTCCAAgagatttcttttgaaaagcCGTTCTTATCGAGTGGCATCACAGATCATCAGAATAGAGAACTAGTTGTCATGGTCTGTGAGCTCTGCAATGCCACATTCCTCAATAAGGGCGGTTACACCAGGCATATGAACAAAGTGCATCCAGGGCATCAAGGTCGACCCATGGAAAAATCATTCATTTGCGATATCTGTGGCAACGTGTTTTGGTCCAAGACGAACTTGATGATGCACAAGAAAATACATGACAAGAAATTTCCCTGCACCTATCCAGGGTGCACTAAGAAGTTCTGGGCCCGGAGCATGATGAAAAAGCACATGGAGACCCACGAGGGTGCCCCCACATATTTCTGCGAGGATTGCGGGAGGACCTACAAACATTCCGGCTCACTGCGGCTCCACCGGAGAACCCACACAGAAGGAAGGGGCAAATGCGATAAATGCGGTCTAGAATTCAAGGGTCGCGCTAACCTTGCCAAGCACATGAATGACGTCCACAAGCAAGTGTTATTGTTTACGTGTGGTGTCTGTGATATGCAGTTGGGTTCAAGGTCACAGCTCCTATCTCATGCTAAGGTACACAGCGAGCACCTCCAGGGTTTTGTTTGTGAAACCTGTACCTGCGTGTTCCCAGAAGAGCGACTCCTCACACAGCACATGCGTGTCCACAATAAGACTTACCAATGCAATTATTGCCAAGACGTCCTAGACAGTGCCGATGCCTTAAAACGCCACCATCTCCAAGAACATGCTTTTCCTGCGCAACAAACCCCTGACAGTATTCAGCATTTCGATGCTGATACTACTAGCATACAGATCGAGGTTCAGGATTCAGGTGTTGTTATTATGGAATACCCCAGTACTGATCAAGAAGCAACAGATAGAGCGATTGCAGCGATTGTCTCGGAGTTACAGGGCTAA
- the LOC129266337 gene encoding zinc finger protein 11-like isoform X2, which translates to MSDASSDAEAQAEGLTDWQTKDRLVKEKVANMYRFTNNVDLRRMPQETFETAMASRATLALHAVRRKSTNKVKRNFETNSVVSFHSDDKLIRVVLTENLPFMCTLCGETFVHTRPLQDHVEEKHSYFQENIDLQAPRKKPIIIAKNFGRKEKNALQDQLDNSDDENDDGDSVAPAVVSDAEPDRQGAEEEGIVPVAIGSVTDDGVELLLSEMASQEEVPTTVEEETAKGPFFNGTSPSKEIAPQKVPVIRKKPKKKKKKQRRDKYTVVNAEHIVKEREESERKKQKLDENGEPREVRKLRPFCVICHLHCESRVICRQHLAEAHNIYPSREAAEKAWKRMKERGEDPVVNGADECRDGVSNEQREQEDVSMDSLGNVEGEIIKCEFCESYVFDNITYEKHMRAHCGNPGIKCDICREGIRLWENLMLDELKDLGERMLSKDRRPQDVDCDTGKTAQRKYPNSRIVSTCYECNEQFYHSSHIGNHYAKAHSSITCKECQITLPNMQALAVHSLDKHRPGVFRCPWCPRRFHDRGKYNYHLAGHMGQYRCPGCGRNFVEKPSLNYHLKKYEKFPEHFQGRQKVVQEISFEKPFLSSGITDHQNRELVVMVCELCNATFLNKGGYTRHMNKVHPGHQGRPMEKSFICDICGNVFWSKTNLMMHKKIHDKKFPCTYPGCTKKFWARSMMKKHMETHEGAPTYFCEDCGRTYKHSGSLRLHRRTHTEGRGKCDKCGLEFKGRANLAKHMNDVHKQVLLFTCGVCDMQLGSRSQLLSHAKVHSEHLQGFVCETCTCVFPEERLLTQHMRVHNKTYQCNYCQDVLDSADALKRHHLQEHAFPAQQTPDSIQHFDADTTSIQIEVQDSGVVIMEYPSTDQEATDRAIAAIVSELQG; encoded by the exons GTTCCACAGTGATGATAAACTTATTCGAGTG GTACTTACCGAGAATCTCCCTTTCATGTGCACTCTGTGTGGAGAGACATTTGTTCACACTCGACCATTACAGGATCATGTAGAAGAGAAGCACAGCTACTTTCAGGAAAATATCGATCTTCAGGCACCAAGGAAAAAGCCA ATCATCATTGCAAAGAATTTTGGACGGAAAGAGAAGAATGCCCTACAAGATCAACTTGACAACTCTGATGACGAAAAT GATGATGGTGATTCGGTTGCACCTGCGGTGGTATCAGATGCAGAACCAGATAGACAAGGTGCAGAAGAGGAAGGTATAGTACCTGTTGCTATCGGCAGTGTTACTGACGATGGTGTTGAACTGCTTCTATCTGAAATGGCAAGCCAAGAAGAGGTTCCGACAACAGTAGAAGAAGAAACTGCGAAAGGGCCGTTCTTCAATGGCACCTCGCCTTCTAAAGAAATAGCTCCTCAGAAGGTTCCGGTCATAAGAAAAAAgcccaaaaagaagaaaaagaaacagcGGAGAGACAAGTACACTGTGGTGAACGCGGAGCATATTGTCAAGGAGCGTGAAGAGAGTGAGCGGAAGAAGCAGAAGCTGGATGAGAATGGGGAGCCAAGGGAAGTGAGGAAGTTGAGGCCGTTCTGCGTCATTTGCCATCTTCACTGCGAGAGCAGGGTGATCTGCCGACAGCACCTTGCCGAAGCACACAATATCTATCCCAGCAGGGAGGCTGCAGAGAAAGCTTGGAAGCGAATGAAGGAAAGGGGAGAAGATCCTGTGGTGAATGGAGCTGATGAATGCAGAGATGGAGTTTCGAATGAACAAAGGGAGCAGGAGGATGTCTCAATGGATTCCCTTGGTAATGTCGAAGGTGAAATTATCAAATGCGAGTTCTGTGAGTCCTACGTCTTTGACAATATTACCTATGAGAAGCATATGCGAGCTCACTGTGGTAACCCTGGGATCAAATGTGATATATGTAGGGAGGGTATTCGTCTGTGGGAAAATCTGATGTTGGACGAACTGAAGGATCTAGGTGAAAGGATGTTATCCAAGGACAGGCGACCTCAGGATGTGGATTGTGACACTGGCAAGACTGCCCAGAGAAAATATCCCAATTCCAGAATTGTCTCAACCTGCTACGAATGCAACGAACAGTTCTACCACAGCAGTCATATTGGGAATCACTATGCCAAAGCGCATTCGAGCATCACATGCAAAGAATGCCAAATCACACTACCGAACATGCAGGCCCTTGCCGTTCACAGTCTTGATAAGCACAGACCAGGGGTCTTCAGATGCCCTTGGTGTCCAAGGCGATTCCATGACAGAGGGAAGTATAACTATCACCTCGCTGGTCACATGGGGCAGTACCGATGCCCAGGGTGTGGGAGGAACTTTGTGGAGAAGCCGTCCCTCAATTATCACTTAAAGAAATACGAAAAGTTTCCAGAGCACTTCCAGGGGCGCCAAAAGGTCGTCCAAgagatttcttttgaaaagcCGTTCTTATCGAGTGGCATCACAGATCATCAGAATAGAGAACTAGTTGTCATGGTCTGTGAGCTCTGCAATGCCACATTCCTCAATAAGGGCGGTTACACCAGGCATATGAACAAAGTGCATCCAGGGCATCAAGGTCGACCCATGGAAAAATCATTCATTTGCGATATCTGTGGCAACGTGTTTTGGTCCAAGACGAACTTGATGATGCACAAGAAAATACATGACAAGAAATTTCCCTGCACCTATCCAGGGTGCACTAAGAAGTTCTGGGCCCGGAGCATGATGAAAAAGCACATGGAGACCCACGAGGGTGCCCCCACATATTTCTGCGAGGATTGCGGGAGGACCTACAAACATTCCGGCTCACTGCGGCTCCACCGGAGAACCCACACAGAAGGAAGGGGCAAATGCGATAAATGCGGTCTAGAATTCAAGGGTCGCGCTAACCTTGCCAAGCACATGAATGACGTCCACAAGCAAGTGTTATTGTTTACGTGTGGTGTCTGTGATATGCAGTTGGGTTCAAGGTCACAGCTCCTATCTCATGCTAAGGTACACAGCGAGCACCTCCAGGGTTTTGTTTGTGAAACCTGTACCTGCGTGTTCCCAGAAGAGCGACTCCTCACACAGCACATGCGTGTCCACAATAAGACTTACCAATGCAATTATTGCCAAGACGTCCTAGACAGTGCCGATGCCTTAAAACGCCACCATCTCCAAGAACATGCTTTTCCTGCGCAACAAACCCCTGACAGTATTCAGCATTTCGATGCTGATACTACTAGCATACAGATCGAGGTTCAGGATTCAGGTGTTGTTATTATGGAATACCCCAGTACTGATCAAGAAGCAACAGATAGAGCGATTGCAGCGATTGTCTCGGAGTTACAGGGCTAA